In the genome of Candoia aspera isolate rCanAsp1 chromosome 4, rCanAsp1.hap2, whole genome shotgun sequence, the window GTACCACTAGATTATTAGGTGATGAATAGAATGAGGTATACAACTACATATTTCTGTTTTACATTTGTAGTCTAAACCATTCTAAAGAATTAGGTCACAGAgagattacaaaaaataaaacacattactAATAAAACACTGGTTCTTGAGAATCAGCCTAAGTTCTAATGGACTTAGGAATTTTGTGAAAGAGTCTCAGATTTAATATCTTAACAAGTATTTGGGAAGATAAAATTCCCATGACTGTTGAGCTGTTGTGGTGTCCTAGCTGGTCCAGCAGATTTGCAGTAAGCTCCAACCACTCACCAACTAAAGCCCTTCACTTCAATATTTCCCAGGGCCAGCTTAGAGGAACTGAGACATTGGCCACTGTGTGAGGAGTTGCAATTaaggaaatataaagaaaaacaaagcaacacaACATCAACTATCAAAGAATACTGAGAAGCTTACACCTGCTCTCATCTTGATGGATACGTAAGAAAGCATGATGTGACTTAGAATGTATTTTACAAAACTGAATTATTGGAGTGATAGTAATTCAATAATCTGTCCTTCCCTTTTGTTATTTCAGTGTACCATAATGAgcaatatttttaatggaaatgaaggcataaaataaatatatgtcttCCATGTGGATCTTAAGAAAGAACATTTGAAAAGTAGGAAAAATAGCTTCTCCAGTCATTTAGATGAGTTACTATAGATCAGTTCCTATAACTTAATACTTAAAGTACTTTTGGTAAACAAGCATTACTCTGCACAAGAGCTGCACTGGGtaaaattataattttcatgCTAAGTTTATGTGGTTCTGTCAGTTACTGTTAAACTCAGAAAGAAATGCAATATTATACATTTTGAGTTGGGATTCAGACTTAATTATTCAGTCCCACTTATTTCAATATGTCTATTTTAAGAAGGACCCAGTTTGGATCCAACCcacagtaaataataaaaataaataaaagtattcacCAGAGGGATACCCACAATTAAACCGAAAATTTATCCAACAGTATCAGCCAAAAATTGTCAACACAGTCTGGGGTATCCACATGGTtaagtattttaaaagttatagCCCATCTGTGGAGTGCAGTCATAAAAAACGTATTTTGGTGGCTACAATGCAGTGGCTGGATTAGAATTCAACTGTCCAGGCCTTACTGGAAAAGAATTATGTAAAAATATCCCAACTATCTCATTTGACAGGACCCAATTGATGGGTTCAGGTACAGTACAATAATATTTCCTGAGTCCTACCCATAAGAAATTAGATGCAGAAAACATGGTATTATAATTCTGACACAGTTGATTAATTGAGAAGGAATACAGCTGTTTAGCAGAGTCTACCATTTCAAATCTACCAGCACAGTCTCAGTCTAACAGCAATGGAAGTTTTGGGGGAATATGGAACAATAAAGTCTTCATTAATACTCCTGAGTTGTGCAACAATCTCCAGAACTGGATTttcaatcattttattatttgccTGAAATATTAAGAAGCAGCCTTTGCTGCTATAGAGAATATACACATTAGAGccataaaaccaaataaatgaatCTTACTGTGCTTAATTTGTTTTGGAATGTGTAGTAGGACTAGAAGAATAACTAAAACAGCAGAGAGACATGAGAAGATGGAGATAAATAAATTGGCCGCAAATGCTAAGCTAATTCAAGAAATTGGATTACTTGGAGCAATAAAAGTATAACATGAGATATCAAGGTATGATAAACCTCAAAGAatgaataactttttaaatattttggatagACATCTATTAGTGTAGATCAGTGGAAGCACTATCAGTTCTAGTCTTACTATATTAATGTATGTACAATGAATGATGAATGTACTTGAAAGTGCCTATCCTCTTAACAAAACacacaatctatctatctatttctatctctatATAGATTAGATATCAGTACGATGGTATGTATATTCCATTTGTGAAACAGTCATCAAAAACTAATGCTTCTACACATAATGCTTTTGTTTCACTATCGCTTTCCTTTGATCAAGACTGTCTGCTTTTTACTatattaaatactgtatgtatcaaAGTACTGTATAGTACATTTGTATTATCAGACATGAAACATGTGGGCATTTGCCTGTGGTTGGCTGAGCAACTAAAAGCTTTTGAAACTCCTGCTTGGGTCAGGGAACAAGGATAGTCACAGTGTTGACTCTTCCTATGTCTCCAAGAATGGAGTTTTAACAGGGGTTTCAAAGATGAGACATTATAGCACCAATACATTATTCTGAAGCTATGGTCTAAAGCTCCAGTAGTAAATGAACAGTGATTAcaagaaacaatattttgaaagACACAACTCCTGAATTCTTAGATATACACAAATCACAGGACAAGAATGTTAACTAATCCTTCCTTAAAAGTGCATGTTTTATTCAAATTTAAGTCTCAGTTAAGGAGACTTTTTAATAGAGGTGGAACAGTGGCATGTTTATCCTAATAGGTGTATATTGTCATGCTTAACACCCACATTTCAACATATAAAAAATAGCGTGAGGCTTATCATTATACCCTAATGGATAAAAAGCAAAACTAATTTTTGACAAGAGCAGGGTACCTAACACTTGACCCTTCCCTCTCCCCATGTTAAACCCTTAAGTTTTATTGGAATAAATTTCAGGTTTAATTTTAGCTATCTATTTTCCCAGCCTAGACCAGTGATTTCTACCTTGAGTTCTAGATAACCTTAGAGTTCCTTGGAAGGTTATTATTAGCAAGATGTGAAAATTAATAACAGTAGGCCGAATTCCCAGAATGGCAATTTGCTCGttgcctttgatcttcaccctgTAATATAATCCACTGCAATCTTAATCATGCTTTTAGTTTACACATGACAATGATGAAATCCAACAGGGCAAGCCAAATTTTTGcatgaaaattctgaaaaattctgCAGCAGGCAAAATGAAAAGGGTTCTTTCCTCAAAGATAAAGTTTAAAAATCATGGATATGACAAAAGAAATAACCACTCAAAGTATTAATCCCCCCGACACCATAAATTAGTTCACTTTGCTTTCAACAATTCTTGTCAATGAAGTTTGCAGTGAGGTGGATAGAACTTCAAGCTTCATCTCAATGTATCTCCTCAGTAATGTGCCTTAGAAATTGGTTACACAAGAGTTCTGGCAACAATCATTCAagactgtattttcttttgggtAGCAGTAAGTTGTAATATTAGATCCTCCTCAGAAATAAACTAACATGCACATTACACATTTACACTGGTttacaattacaaaaataaaaacaaaaagtcatacaaaaaataaaataataaaaaagaaggaatggcaTGTGTAACAATACTGATTCAAAACTGAAACGGAAGACAGTTTCTCCCTAGAACACTTTAGGGTTTTTCAGAGTTCTTATTCCATAAAAGGAATATACTTGAAACACATCTCATTTAGGTGAGATGAGACTGTTAAAGTACTTAAGACAACTAACAAAAATTACGTTTTGAAAACTTTCATACCCTAAGTTGTTTATGTCTATTGCATAACAGCAAGAAACCTGCTTTCTTCTGCAAGTGAGGTCAACAAAGAATTCATGTCCCCAATAGCCATATTGGTTGTACTTATGGGCATAACTGGGAATGTGAGAGGTGCTCGGGGAGTGGTGAGACGGGATGAATTGCGAGATAGATTCTGAATGATGCTGGGACTCAGGGCTCCTGAAATTAAGCTGGCATGATCACCATCATCTACGATAGCATCAAAATCAATCTGCACACCTTCAAGGCTGCTTGTGTCAATGCTGTCAACTGTGCTTGTCACCTGGTTGGCCCCTGGGGAGAGAAGGTCTGATGAACTTTCAACAGCTGTCTCCTGTATCAGGTAATTAGCTTCTGAAAGGGAGAAAGCATCAGCTTTCAGAGCTTGCTGATTAAACCCTGTGGTTTGGTCATACAACTGACCAGAGTAAGTCTGCATATTAGAGCAGAACTGTTGTAACTGACTTTGAGATTCTACTTTGATGCCAGTGACCCTGTGCGGTTGGTTGGCATCCATTATAAGTCCTTGTTGCCTCACCACATTATTCCTTAAAGTGTTTTGCCATCTGTCTCCACAGTGGTTGGCATAGGATTGGTAAGTTTTGGCCAGAACTGATGGCTGGATCCCATTCTGAGACAGTGGCAGATAATTTAGCAGTTCTTGATAGCTAGGTTGTGAGGAGACTATAATTTGCTCTATCATTTTATTGGAATGTTTTGCTTCTTGGCAATGACTCACTTCATCTACTGACTGATTAGGAAGATACTCCTCGAAAACCATGTTTCTGCTCTGCATCCTGTTAATTACATTGGCAGATTGCTCATCTGGTATCACAGGATAGCCAAAATTTTGCTGGCTTCCACTAGTTAGCATGAAATGGCTTCTCAACTTTTGGGCTTGATTCATCATATCACAGGCATTGTCCACAGATTGTCTGCCAAATTTATCATTATATAACTGTGTTTTGTTTGATTGTAGGTGGTAAGAATTTGTGTCATTGTTGTTCATGATTGCATTCTGCTCTATACTGCAAGAGGCATTGTTGTCTACAAGATGCTGATAGCTATTTTGTTGGGTAGTGCCATTTCTCTCGGGTGCATGCTGCACCTGCTGCTGTACAACCATGTTATTATAGAGGCCTATGGTTTGAGTTTGCTGGATTAAGGACTGTGGTCCAGATTTTAATTTTGATGGAGATAAGTCAGAACTTCCTGAGCTTACTTCATTCCACTGAATTGGTAGATCATTCTTCTGAGAGTTGCTTGATGGAGGGGACTGATcaaagctgttgttgttttccattACTGGATTGTTATGTTCTTTGTTGTTGTGTAGTCCATCATTTGGTGATTGGTTGTACAAACCTTGATTTTGGGAATTCAAATACTGGACCACATCATCTGGTAACAGATCTTCGTCATTCAGACAACCATCCGCTTCTGTGGTAGCAGCCTCCATAGCCACATTCTCAGAGATACTTGGAGGACAAGGCGAACAGAAGTtctggaacaaaccaacatctgGGTGACTGTAATTCTTCAGGATGAAGTTCCGTTTTTCCATGGATGGAGGCAAAGCAGGAGAGTTAAAGCTATTGAGACTGTTAAAACGGTGGACTCTTGGAAAAGACAGATTATCAGAGACTGGTCTCACAGGATCACTGGCTCTCCTTGTGGTATTCCCAAGCATATCATGAGGCAATAGATGTCTCCTGTTATAACTATTTGTCCCACCATCACTACATCTTCGAGGAGAATTTACTGGGGGCAAGGGTGACATCCCAGATTCCCTAGAATCATTCAACAGTGCCATTCTTGTTTTCAAGCTCATCCTCTCCATATTAGGCAGTGGTGTTGGTGGGGGTCCACCAGTAGCTGCTGCATATTTTGCTTTCAGCCTGTATTGCTGTGCAGGAGTAAGGCTGAGAAGTCCAGGCAAGCTGTCACACTGGCTAACTTCACTGGATCGCCTTGAGGCATCAGTTGAAATGGGATCATAGGAGTCAGCAACACTGAGGTTCTGAAGCCTTCTGTCCCCCTGAGAAGCATCGCTGGATCTCCGACTAGAAAAACAAGGTGAAATCCCAGAGGACCTACGACTGCTCATGTAGGCTGAGCTGATTGTGCTAGTACTGCTATCTCTTCTGTTCAGCATGTTTAATACAGTAATATCCATGTTTGTGACTTCATTTTTGTTGGTTAAGATAGTCATGTTTCCTCTGACACTGCAGCTGCTATTTGACTGAATACCTGGAAAAAAGTAACAAGAAAAACAGGTAACGTATATTAAAGACTGATCAGGAGAAATACAGAAATGATATGAAACATGTTCCATGCGTTTCAAGAAAATGCCCTTGAATTTATAAAGCATGCTATTAGAAAGATAATAGGACCAAAACTTTCAGGTTTGAGCATACAGTTTTAAGAGTAATATTGGCTAGTGGcatatttgcttgttttattatttctgtatgcAGTTTACTCTGTCACTCAATCCTCACAAACTCTAGATTATTTATAgatattaaaatagtaataaaataattataaaagttccattaacaaaattataacaATATCAAATAATAAGATATACATATACTCACACAGTTAAATACATATACTATAGGCACCTGTGGGTCTATAATGAATTCCCCAAAGCCTTTCAGAAAAGCTAAAATTTTGCTagttctctgggcagtttacaataaaataatcgattaaaacaacaaacctacaatataaatacaatatctaaatataaaattactcataataaataaatataaaactaagggtaaaaaagtaaaaaagtccaagtggcagaagaatctgatacagcccatatgtgggaggagtggtgtaagataccagccatccccatgtagaactaTTCCCCTCTCCTCCCAAAACGAGGtggcagagctaggtcttcagaCAGATATGTACATATTTGGAATTATTCCTATGGAGAGAAGGCCAGGAGTcatggggccaatctcatctctggggcagtgtgttccacagggcgggagctactgcagagaagacccgcttcctggaccccgccaaatggagttctcttacagatggggtctgtagcatgccctctctgcatgatcgggtgggacaggctgatgtaatgaggaagaggtggtccctcaggtaacctggccgcatgccatgtagggctttaaaggtgataaccaacatcttgaattggacttggaagcaaactgggagccagtgcagctcgcacagcagcggtgttacatgtgcttttctaggggcaccaaaaacagcccgtgccgctgcattctggaccagctgaagcttctggatacttttcaagggtagccccatgtagagcgcattgcaatagtctatatgagagatgaaaagggcatgagtgactgttcaatgggcctcctgatccaggaaagggtgtaactggtacaCCAcacgtagctgcgcaaaggctctactggccacagctgccacctgctctttgagcgggAGCCTTGAGTTCagcaggacccccagattatgcaccgggtctgtctggggcactgcaaccccatccagaaccaaagatgacaacagATGTCATcttcccagatacggaagagccattaacccacagctactctgtcttaccaggattcagctgaagcctgttgttccccatccagactcctacagccccagatgagaaagggcagtcacagcatcacttacttcacccaggatggagatgtacaactgagtatcatcagcatattgatgatacctcaccccatggtgacagatgatctcacccagcggtttcatgtagatgttgaaaaggagcagagagagtaccgaaccctgaggcaccccacaaagaggCCGAGGGTCAGataaaggaggtgaaccagtgtaaaaccacgccacccacccccaactccctgagcctccccaaaaggGTTCCATGGCCGATTGTATTGAAAGCCGCCGAGAGATCAAGAatagcgaggatggatgcactgccaccatcccgctcccaccatagatcatccataagtgcgaccaatgctgtttctgtcccataaccgggcctgaaacctgactccGAGGCCAGCCCCAGAActttaagcctgggaaactccaccgccaaccccgaaaCGGCcttgagcagctcaggcagggaggctgctatgcagcagggaggctggtacagtagcaacactcccaactgttctcgggaacccaacttgaagaacagggtctcacaaccggccactaatggagcagcacccctgaaagccaccagagactcccagatgacaactgcccATAACATTTGCATAGCAAACCATGAATCTCTAtattcaagaagtttgctccctcccttctttgcactaagacaatggctttctttaGAGTAGATAAGTAgggcagaaagtaacttgagatctattgctcACATATATcctgcatcatcatatgaataTGTACGCTTacatcatttctttttctgtaatgtataaatatcagtgcatttcttttgtctgcaggggaggcatCCACCATCTTGGTGAGAACCCCTCCAGTGCGCACTGTTTAATAAATAGTGCagttcagccttgattatttgctttgggtTTTGCGGTTGATTCCACACAATTATATAAATGGTTAAATGATTTGAACTCATTTAAACTTAATTCTAGAGAAGAGGGTACAGGTCTATGTGGTCTAAGTTGATTACTTGAATTTATCAGTTCTTCATATGCATTTGTATTATGGGTAAAATCAGCATTTCTGCAGTGTCTTCTATGCAAAGAGACAgagtataaattaaaaaatataaataagtaaacaagaaAGCTTGTTTTTAGATTATGGCATCCATGTGCCTTTAAAGGTTTCCTCTTAGAAAAGACAGAAACTGGAGAATGCCTTTACAAGGTAATGTTTAAGAGTTTTATAAAAGTGACTGACTAatcaaagtattttttaaaagtaaaaagtaatTAATACAACTAATTTGTAATAATGTAATTTAGCCAGTTAACTGATTATTAGCTGATTAGTTAATGTAGCTAGTTAGGCTTCTATCATGGCTTGTAGAACCACATCCCAAGGACTGAGGGAAAAGGAGATCAGATCTTGGAAGAGAAAATCTGACATTGAAATATACATGTACCATTCCTTTCTAGCAGGCCCTGTGATGGTGCCTCTTTGTCACATAGGAAATTCTGAATTCAGGAAGCCTCCCCCTCACAAAAAAGGATTTTACGAATGGATACATGGTACACTGGAATGGCATATAGATCTAGCAGCTGGCCCTCAACAGTCCTGTCTCATACAGAAACCATAtttcaatacaataaataatatccAGCTGCAATTTGAAGTAACTCTGATTATGATTATGCCGAGCAAATTGCTctgcttttatttaattatttttcattttaacgaAGGTAAGACTAATATTCCTGTTGTTGAGTATGCAAGGCTTTTTGCAGTGCCCAGTTCAATTAGAttatttttactttctcttttaaagAATTAAATCTCAAATACCTGGGTGATACATTCAAGTATTTATATTAAATGAACACATCTTACCATTTCCTATGAGAGGTGGCAAAGCTGGGGCTTTGGAAGATGGCATGGGGTTCAGTCTTGGAAGCACtccattgatttgttttaacttttcTAGCTTGACTTGCTCCATCCACTTGGTCTCTGTCATATTCCTCCTGGTCTGTAAGCCAAGAGCTGTGGTTGCTGTGGAAATGGTAGAGTCCATGATAGGGGTTTCATCAATGATGCTGAGGTCTCCTACACTACCTCTACTGGTCAGATTAAGCTCGATCCCATTGTTGGCATAGTTGCTGATGGAGGACTGTTCGCTGCTGCATGTAGACTGACCACCAGGGCTTGGCTGAGATGTCTGGAGGAAAACAAAAGTTGGGTGTCAGAGAAAGAATGGTCATTCATACAAAATTTTGGCTCTGGTTCCACTTACGGCTGGCTTCAGTCCCTCCCCTGCTGCAGCCTCCAACAGATTAAGCCCAAAGAAATATGATCCTCAACAGAAAAATATTGGTCATTCCTGCCATGAAAAATGTTACACAGAAACAGACTGATGCTACTGGAGCAATGTTTTCCCCAGTGGTATGAAAAAAGGTTACTAGCAAACCCAGAATGCTTCATCAAAAACTTGCATGCCATCAGAAAAGTTCCATTCAGTAAATAGGTCTGACAAAATATCAATACCACTTTGCAGCTGAAGTTTTATCCATTTCAATCATTACAACTGTTTTTGTGAAGGCTTTCCCTCCATTTCCTATATTTGGTTCT includes:
- the GLI3 gene encoding transcriptional activator GLI3, with the translated sequence MEAQSHSSATGEKKKVENPIVKYSTRTDVSEKAVASSTTSNEDESPGQTYHRERRNAITMQPQSGQGLSKISEEPSTSSEERASLIKKEIHGSISHLPEPSVPYRGTVFAMDPRNGYMDPPYHSAPALNSLKYYPPHLFPTFHPPVPIEARHHEGRYHYDPSPIPPLHVPSALSSSPTYSELPFIRISPHRNPAAASESPFSPPHPYINPYMDYIRSLHSSPSLSMISAARGLSPTDVAQHHMAEPGLQGLPEAPHAGVSPAEYYHQMALLAGQRSPYADIIPSAATAGAGALHMEYLHAMDSARFPSPRLPTRPSRKRTLSLSPLSDHSFDLQTMIRTSPNSLVTILNNSRSSSSASGSYGHLSASAISPALSFTYPPTPVSLQQMHQQIISRQQSLGSAFGHSPPLIHPAPTFPTQRPIPGIPNVLNPVQVSSGPSEAAQSKPTSESAVSSTGDPMHNKRSKIKPDDDLPSPGAGSMQEPPEGMTSVKEEGEKDESKQEPEVVYETNCHWEGCSREFDMQEQLVHHINNDHIHGEKKEFVCRWLDCSREQKPFKAQYMLVVHMRRHTGEKPHKCTFEGCMKAYSRLENLKTHLRSHTGEKPYVCEHEGCNKAFSNASDRAKHQNRTHSNEKPYVCKIPGCTKRYTDPSSLRKHVKTVHGPEAHVTKKQRGDIHPRHPPPRDQGSHSQTRSPGHLTQGAIGEQKDLSNTTSKREECLQVKAVKSEKPVTSQPSPGGQSTCSSEQSSISNYANNGIELNLTSRGSVGDLSIIDETPIMDSTISTATTALGLQTRRNMTETKWMEQVKLEKLKQINGVLPRLNPMPSSKAPALPPLIGNGIQSNSSCSVRGNMTILTNKNEVTNMDITVLNMLNRRDSSTSTISSAYMSSRRSSGISPCFSSRRSSDASQGDRRLQNLSVADSYDPISTDASRRSSEVSQCDSLPGLLSLTPAQQYRLKAKYAAATGGPPPTPLPNMERMSLKTRMALLNDSRESGMSPLPPVNSPRRCSDGGTNSYNRRHLLPHDMLGNTTRRASDPVRPVSDNLSFPRVHRFNSLNSFNSPALPPSMEKRNFILKNYSHPDVGLFQNFCSPCPPSISENVAMEAATTEADGCLNDEDLLPDDVVQYLNSQNQGLYNQSPNDGLHNNKEHNNPVMENNNSFDQSPPSSNSQKNDLPIQWNEVSSGSSDLSPSKLKSGPQSLIQQTQTIGLYNNMVVQQQVQHAPERNGTTQQNSYQHLVDNNASCSIEQNAIMNNNDTNSYHLQSNKTQLYNDKFGRQSVDNACDMMNQAQKLRSHFMLTSGSQQNFGYPVIPDEQSANVINRMQSRNMVFEEYLPNQSVDEVSHCQEAKHSNKMIEQIIVSSQPSYQELLNYLPLSQNGIQPSVLAKTYQSYANHCGDRWQNTLRNNVVRQQGLIMDANQPHRVTGIKVESQSQLQQFCSNMQTYSGQLYDQTTGFNQQALKADAFSLSEANYLIQETAVESSSDLLSPGANQVTSTVDSIDTSSLEGVQIDFDAIVDDGDHASLISGALSPSIIQNLSRNSSRLTTPRAPLTFPVMPISTTNMAIGDMNSLLTSLAEESRFLAVMQ